Within Pseudomonadota bacterium, the genomic segment GCCTCGCGCATCGATGGACCGTTGGTTGTGGTGGAACGGATTTGTGATGTAGGCTACGATGAAATTGTTGAGATTCTCGATTACGCCGGTCGTCCCCGTCTTGGCCGCGTCCTTGATATTTCTGAAACCCAGGCCGTGGTGCAGGTTCTCGAAGGAACAACAGGCCTCTCGAACCAATCCTTGCACGCCCGCTTCCTGGGGGAAAGTTTTCGCCTGCCCGTTTCACGGCAGATGTTAGGCCGCGTATTCGATGGCCTCGGCCGTCCGGCCGACGGTGGTCCGGCTGCGTTATCCGCGGAGCGGCGCGATGTGAATGGAATGCCCATAAACCCTTATGCCCGGCGTTATCCGCGGGAATTCATACAGACGGGTGTGTCGGCTATCGATGGGATGAATGCATTGGTCCGCGGCCAGAAGCTGCCAGTCTTTTCCGGAAACGGCCTGCCTCATGACCGCGTGTCCGCTCAGATCGTACGGCAGGCGCGCCTGCTGGAAGAAAAGGTCGAGTTCTCGATTGTCTTTGCCGCCATGGGCGTGAAGCATGATGTGGCCGAGTTTTTCATCCGTAACTTCCGGGATTCCGGCGCCCTTGCTCGCGCCGTCATGTTCTTTTCCCTGGCCGATGCGCCGAGTGTGGAGCGCCTTCTCACCCCGCGGGTCGCCCTGACCCTGGCGGAACACCTGGCCTTTGATTGCGGCCAGCACGTACTGGTGCTGCTGACGGATATGACAAATTACTGCGAAAGTCTGCGCGAAGTGGGCACAGCCCGGGGCGAAATCCCGGGCCGCAAAGGTTATCCGGGCTATCTCTACTCGGATCTTGCCAGCATCTACGAGCGTGCCGGTCGCATCGAAGGCTCGCCGGGCTCGATCACTCAAATACCCATTCTGACCATGCCCTCGGACGATATCAGCCATCCTGTACCCGATCTCACCGGCTACATCACCGAAGGGCAGATAGTGTTGGATCGCGATCTGTTTCAGCGTGGTGTTTACCCGCCCATTGCCGGCCTTCCAAGCCTGTCGCGTCTGATGAAGGATGGTGTGGGCAAAGGCTACACCCGGGAAGATCATCCGATTCTCGCAAGCCAGTTATTCGCGTGCTATGCCTACGTCAAGCGGGTGCGGGGGCTGGCCGATGTCATCGGCGAAGAGGAGTTGAGTACACTCGACAAGCAATACCTGAAGTTCGGCGAAGCCTTTGAAATGCGTTTCCTGAACCAGGGCGAATACGAGAATCGGTCTATCGAGACTACGCTCGAACTCGGCTGGGACGTGCTGTCAACATTGCCTAAGGATGAGTTACACCGCGTGAGCGACGCCCTGTTGAAGAAATACTACCATGAGAAAGAGGAGATTCCTGTCTGTGCGACCCCGCTTCAGGGGGCGTAACCGGGTAGAATGGTTCTATGGGAAAGCTGAACATCGCACCGACCAAATCTAATTTGCTCGTGCTGAAACGACAGCTTGCCTTCGCCGAAGAGGGCTACGACCTCCTCGAGCAAAAACGACAAATCCTTATCTTTGAAATGATGAGCCGCCTGAATCGTGCCCGTGATGCCGAACAGAACGCTGCTGAAGCCCTTCGCCGTGCCTTTGCAGCCCTCCGTGAGGCCCGGTTGGATGGAGGATCCGAAGCCCTCGACCGGGCTGCTCTCGCTGTGAGGATGGATCACCGGGTGGATGTCTCGGACCAGCACTTGATGGGTATCAAGATTCCCCACGTGACGGTGCGAACGGAGCCGGTCAGCGTCCAGTTTGGTGTGGGTGGAACTTCGGCGAATACTGATGATGCCATGAGCCGTTTCGTTGAAGTGCTTCCCCTTCTTGCGGAATTGGCGGAGCTGGAAAATGCCGTAATGCGGCTGGCTCAGGAGCTTCGCAAGACCCAACGGCGTTGCAACGCACTCTCCAAGATCTTTATGCCAGACTACCGGGAAACGATCGGCTATATCACGGGTTCACTGGAGGAACGGGAACGCGAGTCCTTCGTTATCCTGAAAATGATTCGAGATCGCCTTGCGCAGTCACCCTCCGAGAACGCCTAAGTGTCCTTCCGGTAAGCCTGCGTGAATTTATTCCCCCACATGCAGTAGCAGGCAAAGACTTGCAAACTTCTGTTTCCCTGTTCTATCCTTTTTGTGAAGTTTGACATTGACAATATCCCAATTTTATATATAGTTGATTTATATGCAGTTAAATTACACAAAACGTAACGTTATAAGGATAATAGAATGATAAAAGTACTTATAACAGTTCTCTGCGCCACTCTATTCTTTGCAGGAACCATCGATGCAGCAGATAAAAATGTACTCAAGATCGGTTTTGTCGGTGGTCTGACAGGGAAAAGCTCCGACCTTGGAATCCAGGGACGAAACGGCGTCACATTGGCCGTTGAAGAGATTAACCGGCAGGGAGGCA encodes:
- a CDS encoding V-type ATP synthase subunit B, translating into MHATFDVEDRGLQYVGASRIDGPLVVVERICDVGYDEIVEILDYAGRPRLGRVLDISETQAVVQVLEGTTGLSNQSLHARFLGESFRLPVSRQMLGRVFDGLGRPADGGPAALSAERRDVNGMPINPYARRYPREFIQTGVSAIDGMNALVRGQKLPVFSGNGLPHDRVSAQIVRQARLLEEKVEFSIVFAAMGVKHDVAEFFIRNFRDSGALARAVMFFSLADAPSVERLLTPRVALTLAEHLAFDCGQHVLVLLTDMTNYCESLREVGTARGEIPGRKGYPGYLYSDLASIYERAGRIEGSPGSITQIPILTMPSDDISHPVPDLTGYITEGQIVLDRDLFQRGVYPPIAGLPSLSRLMKDGVGKGYTREDHPILASQLFACYAYVKRVRGLADVIGEEELSTLDKQYLKFGEAFEMRFLNQGEYENRSIETTLELGWDVLSTLPKDELHRVSDALLKKYYHEKEEIPVCATPLQGA
- a CDS encoding V-type ATP synthase subunit D, with product MGKLNIAPTKSNLLVLKRQLAFAEEGYDLLEQKRQILIFEMMSRLNRARDAEQNAAEALRRAFAALREARLDGGSEALDRAALAVRMDHRVDVSDQHLMGIKIPHVTVRTEPVSVQFGVGGTSANTDDAMSRFVEVLPLLAELAELENAVMRLAQELRKTQRRCNALSKIFMPDYRETIGYITGSLEERERESFVILKMIRDRLAQSPSENA